AACGGGTTGTTCTATCCTGTCTTATTAACGACTCCAAGTGGGCAGCGGCAACCGGTTAACGCCCGGCCGCCTTTCCGCACCCGCAAAGGCTGGTAGCGATGACGCCCGCGACGACCCAAGTTACCAGAAAGATGACCACCCGCAAGCCGTCTAAGTCTCGCCCTGATTTTCCGCTCTATGCTAACGCCGCGACGCGGTGGGCCAAGAATATCCGCGGCCGGATTCACTGCTTCGGCCCGTGGGACATGATCTGGATCAGCGGCCCTGCTCGAAGCGATCCGGCAGATCGCCTCCGCTTGAGAATTCGATGCCCTTCCCTGCGCTTGCGGCGGCAAGGATAATAGCCGCTCAGTCGGCACACGCGGCGCTACGTCAATCCTCGGAATCGATCAAAGGGATCCTACCAATGTGCAATGCTGCCGTATCAACCAGCTCGCTCCTTCTTGCCTGCGGAGCCATTCTCTGCGGCGCGGCACTATCGTTTGCCGCCAGCGCCGCCCCGGCGGAATTTCCCGATGCCGATCAACTGCCGTCAGTCAAGCAATTGCCCGATCCACTCGTGATGTTCGATGGCACGCCTGTTACGTCGAAGCAGCAATGGCTGGCGGAGCGAAAGCCCGAATTGAAACGACTCTTTCAACATTACATGTATGGCAACTTGCCGCCGGCGCCGAAAATCACTGCGACCGTCGATCAGGCCGACCGCGAATTGCTTGGCGGCAAAGCGATCATGAAACAAGTGACAATCGCCTTCGGACCCCCCGGATGCCCGAAGCTGCATTTGCTCGTCGTTTCGCCAAGGACGGAGCGCGGCCATGGCGCGGCGCCGGCAGTTTTTCTCGGCTTGAATTTCACCGGAAACCATACGGTGCTCTCCGACCCGCGGATCGAACTGCCGACGGTGTGGATGCCCGACGGCCCGGGCGTCGAACATCACAAGGCCACGGCCGCCGGCCGCGGCACGGCAGCCGACAAATGGCAGGTCGAAAGCATTCTCGATCGCGGCTACGCACTGGCCACGTTCTACTACGGCGACATCGCGCCCGACAAACCGGGCCTCAATGAAGGCGTTTTTCCGTTCTTCCGCCCGGCAGGCCAAACCACTGCGGGGCCGAGCGATTGGGCTTCGGTCGCGGCTTGGGCCTGGGGCGCCCAGCGGGCCGTCGATTATCTTGTCGCCGATTCCGACGTCGATGGCAAGCGGATCGTCGTGTTCGGCCATTCGCGCTTGGGCAAGGCCGCGCTGTTGGCAGGGGCGTTCGACGATCGCATCGCGGCCGTGATTGCCCATCAAGCCGGCTGCGGCGGCTCGGCCCCCAGCCGCGGTCATAATCCAAAAAGCGAACCGGTGACGCGGATCAACACCGTGTTTCCACATTGGTTCGATGGCGTGTTCAAAACGTTCAACGGCCGGGAAGACCGATTGCCATTCGATCAGAATTGCCTCGTTGGACTGTGCGCGCCGCGGCCGGTGCTTTTCGGATGCGGCACGCTCGACGAATGGGCCGATCCACCGGGGCAACTGGAAGTTCTCAAGGGGGCGAACTCCGTCTACCGGCTGTTCGGCGTCGACGGAATTGCGGCCGACGCGACGGCCGAAAATGACAAGATCATCGGCAACCGGCTGTGCTATTTCATTCGCGAATCGCCGCACACCGTGAACAAAGAATATTGGGACGCGTTCATGAACTTTGCCGACCGAGCGCTGCCGCCGGCGAAGTGAAAGACGCCCGCGGGCCGCGGCCGCGCAGCGGTCGCCAGGAATCGACACACCAGCCCGAAGCGTCGGGCGAAGGACGGCCCTGCCAAAACGCCCCGGGTCCTTGCTATTCGCCCTCTTACGCCCGGCCGCCATTGATCGTAATCATCTGACCGGTGATGAACGTGGCGGCATGCGACACAAGAAACCTCGCGACCGCCGCGACGTCCTCCGGCGTGCCCCAACGTTTCAGCAGGGATTCACCGGCGGCCCGCTGTTGCCAGGCGTCGCTGGCTTGCTCGCCCCAGGCCGTCTTGATCCATCCGGGAGCAAGGCAATTCACCCGGACCGCCGGCGCGAGCGAACGGGCCAGGCTGCGCGAAAACGCCGCGATCGCGCCCTTCGTGGCCGCGAAAATTTCGCCGCTATCGCCGGCCATCCCGCATTCGACTTGGTCCCAACTCATATTGAGGATCACGCCGCCGGCTTGCATCCGAGCTCCGGCGGCCCGCGACAATCGAATCGTCGCCAGGACGTCGACCTGCCACAGCGTTTGCAGCTTTTGCTCGAAGCTCCATGAGGCGGCCGGCCCAGTGAGCGTGTCGGCCCCGGCGTTGTTGATCCAAATATCGATCTTCCGTCGCCAGTGAAAAGCCTGCTCGACCAATGCGTCTTGCTCGGCGGGTTCTGCTAAGTCCGTTGTAACGCTCTTTGTTTCGCGTCCGAGCCGATGGATTTCGGCTTCGACTGCGGCAAGGCCTTCACGGTTTTGCCTGGCATGGATCAGGCAATCGGCCCCGGCGGCGGCCAGTTGCAGCGCGATTGCCCGGCCGATTCCGCTCGACGCACCGGTGACGACGGCACTTTGGCCCGCGAGTTCGCTCACTTGATCCGTTCCACTTTCGGCGATTGCGCCGCGTCGATTTCCTTTTGAACTTTCGCCCGATCGAAGTTTTTTAGATAGGAAACAATTCCTGTGTAAATCGAGTGGAAGCCATATTTATGAAGTTCTGCGAGCGTGGCGTCGATCGATTGGTTCTGTTCCAGCATGCGATACGCGCCGATCATCATGCCCGTGCGATCCGATCCGTAAGCGCAATGGACAAACACGGGCTGATTTTTGGGATCGCGCACGACTTTGAGAAATTCGACGACTTCCGCTTCTTCCATTTTCCACGGATTGCACGGAATTTCGACATACTGCATACCCGTTCCCGCAAGCAGCGCACGATCGCTGTGCTCGGCCCGCAGATTGACGATCGTTTTCACGCCGCGCTGCTTGAGCGTGGCGAAACCTTTCGCCGACGGCTGCGCTCCGCGGCTAACTGAATCGGAAACTTGCTCGAAGTTCTTGAGCCCCGGGAGATTGTTCCGCGGCTCGGCGACCGCCGCCGCGGCTGGCCCTGCCGGTTTGGGCGCCACATCGGCAGTCTTCGCCGCGGCCGGTGCTGCCGCGGACGGTTCTTGTGCCGCGGCCGGCGACGCCGTGAAAATCGTCGAGAGCAACACCAAGCCAGTCGCAGCCACCAATGAAGCGATTTGCGCTCTGAGTTGGAACCAGCGGGGTTTCGGCATTTCGGACATTCCGGCATTCTAGCCGTGCGCGGCCGTCGTTGCATGGCGAACTTACGAACAGTCTGGGCTCGGGCGAAAAATAACTTCTCCACAGATCTCTCTCCCCTTGCAAGAGAGGGCAGGCTGAGGGTTTCGAAAAGCGGAAGTTGTTTTTCGGCCGCGCCTCGATTACACGCCGTGGATGCATGGCAATGGCCAGGGAACGTCCGACGGCACGATGCAATTGCCGGCCGCTGGGCTTCTTGGCGATAATCGTGCAATGCACGCAGCCGCATCGCGTAGCAAATCCGCACGAATTCGGCGACGGCTCGGCCGGCATTTGGCCGCGGTGCGATTCGATGACTTGGAATGGAATCAAATTACCAAGAATCACGTAGAGCGCATCCCATCACGGCATTCCGTTATTAGCTGGCCATCGTTATTGCTCGATGGGGCGGTCGCGCCGATGTGGTTAATCGCCACATGGATCGTCTGTGGATCGTCTTTAGCCGCACCCAGCGCCAATGCCAACGAGGGTGGCAATGGTCGCTTGCCACTCGGTTCGCTGCGATGCTGCTGACCGCCCTGACTTGTGGGGCGTTGAGAATGGATTCGTCGAACTTCCTTTGGCAGTTGCCACCGATCGATGCGAATGGCCCGTAGGCCATAGCGTGCGGCGCGGCACATTTGCTAAGCGCCGCGCAGAAATGACCCCGACGGGACTCGAACCCGTGTTACCGGCGTGAAAGGCCGGTGTCCTAGACCGCTAGACGACGGGGCCGATTTTTGGCGCGATCACGCCAGGCGCGGCCGATGTGCGACGGGCCGCTTCCATCCACGGCGCCGCGCAAACCAAGAACATACACGGCAAGCCGATTGTAGACTAGGGGTGCCGCACCAGTCAGAAAAACGATCCGGCACGATTGCCGGCGCCAATCACCGAGGACGGAGTGCGCCGCAACCAAGAAAGATAGAGGCTCACCCGAAAAAATGACTTCCATTTTCCAGCCCACTCACCCTGCCTCTCCCGTAAAGGGAGAGGAGGTTGTGGAGAAGTCATTTTTCCGCCACCCCTTTAGCCGAGACCATCCTTGTCGCTCGCCGGCTGGCCTTCTGCGGCTTGCGTTCCTTCCGCTCCCGCGGCTTCCTCGCTCGTGGAATTCCGACGAATCGCGTCGTACACCTCTCGGCGATGGACGGGCACCTCTTTGGGCGCGTCGACGCCGAGCCGCACCTTATCTCCGCGAATCTCCACCACGACGATCGTAATGTCGTTGTTGATGACAATACTCTCGTTCTTTTTCCGCGACAAAACGAGCATTCGTGTATCCCTTCTTTCGCCCTTGCCCAACGCGCGTCAACCGAGGCCGCCTTTTCACCGCCAAAACGTTCGGCGGATTCTCCCGGGCCGAGCCTTCTGTTCGGGCGACTGTGGCTTGAACAGGTGCCCTTTCTAAGGTTGCGCGCAGGCTTTTTCCTTCAATTCACTCTACGTGCAAGCAGGGTAGAGTCAAGCAAATGTCGGCCCGTTATTGAATAATTCTCCCCTCATTAGTTGCTTTTGGCATGAGATTAGTCACTACTAACTTCCGTTTTGTCGCAAAAACGCCGTTTATGGCCGGACGTTGATGATGTTGGCATGTTTTGTAAAACATTACAGGAACAGTGATTGCGACTCGTTGTGGAGCTCCGCAAGGCCGCCGCAATCGAAAATCTTCCCATGGTTTGGTGCGTCGCTTGGCAGGAAGTCGGTCCCGGGCAAAAAACAGCGGATTTTGAGCCGCACATGGGTCAATAAATGCTGGAAAGCCGATGAAATGGGAATCCCAGCCGCCCCTTGATGAACAAAATCATCTGCGTACGAATTCACCATACAGCAACTGAATTCACGAGCGCTTTCTCTCTTGTTTACGGCGCCCGCGGGCACGGTGAATCGCTTGTCAAAGAAAATCGAGCCATCTCGCGTGTGCCACCGGCCAGCTTTGCGGGCCAGTGTGAGCGCGGCGACCGGATCATTTCGCAAAGGTTCGCGGCCATCGGGTTCGGTGTTGGCGGGTCGGCCTTGCTTGTGACTCTTTGAACCAAACCGTATTCCGCGCGGTTCGACAAGCATTCGATTGCCATGGGCGCCCGAGCCGACATTACGATCAGACGCCGCACGACGTTTGCGACGCTACGCTTGCGGACACCGGCGCTCCGCCTATAATTCGGTTTGATGGGGAGTTCTTCCGGTCGCTTTTCGGAGTGGAGCGAATGGGACGCTGGTTCCGCGATATTTGGGATGCCGTTTCGACCGTTGTCTGCGGCATGTGGGTGACGATGCGCTATTGGCTCAAAACGTATGAGCCGAATCGCCGCACGTTCACCGAGCATTTCGAATATCCCGAGTTGCCGGTTCCGGTTGCGGCCCGCTACCGCGGATTCCATCGCTTCGACCTGACCACGTGCATCGCATGCGACCAGTGTGCGAAGGCCTGCCCGGTCGATTGCATCTACATCGGCAAGGAACGCGTGACGGCCGGTAAGGGGTTCCGGATCACAGGCTTTACGATCGATTATTCGAAGTGCATGTTTTGTGCTTTGTGCGTCGAGCCGTGCCCGGTCGATTGCATTTTCATGGGCGCGACGCACGACCTAAGCTGTTATAGCCGAGACGGCTGCCTCGTCGATTTTGCACGTCTGCCTGTCGAAGTCGCCTGGGGGCGATCGACCTTGAATCCCACGGCCGTGGCCGATTCGAAAGTGATTGCCGAGGTGGTGCATGGTGGACCGAATCAGGGATAGGCTGTGAGGCTTGAGACTGTGAGGCTTTGAGGTACGAAGGCAACGCGCTCGGGGTCTGGTACATTTTTCGTCCCAAGTTTGAGGAAAATGGCTACCCAGCGCCAGGCCGAAGAACGAGACCCCTTCGAACCGCTTGACGACCGTGAACCGCCGAAAACGCATCGGCCGGAAAGACATCGACATCCTATGAGCGACGATCGCGCCGAACCGCGTAAGCTGTTTACCGTAGCGCAAGTCAACGCCATGCTGCCACTAGTGC
The window above is part of the Pirellulales bacterium genome. Proteins encoded here:
- a CDS encoding tyrosine-protein phosphatase; the protein is MPKPRWFQLRAQIASLVAATGLVLLSTIFTASPAAAQEPSAAAPAAAKTADVAPKPAGPAAAAVAEPRNNLPGLKNFEQVSDSVSRGAQPSAKGFATLKQRGVKTIVNLRAEHSDRALLAGTGMQYVEIPCNPWKMEEAEVVEFLKVVRDPKNQPVFVHCAYGSDRTGMMIGAYRMLEQNQSIDATLAELHKYGFHSIYTGIVSYLKNFDRAKVQKEIDAAQSPKVERIK
- the csrA gene encoding carbon storage regulator CsrA, which codes for MLVLSRKKNESIVINNDITIVVVEIRGDKVRLGVDAPKEVPVHRREVYDAIRRNSTSEEAAGAEGTQAAEGQPASDKDGLG
- a CDS encoding acetylxylan esterase, yielding MCNAAVSTSSLLLACGAILCGAALSFAASAAPAEFPDADQLPSVKQLPDPLVMFDGTPVTSKQQWLAERKPELKRLFQHYMYGNLPPAPKITATVDQADRELLGGKAIMKQVTIAFGPPGCPKLHLLVVSPRTERGHGAAPAVFLGLNFTGNHTVLSDPRIELPTVWMPDGPGVEHHKATAAGRGTAADKWQVESILDRGYALATFYYGDIAPDKPGLNEGVFPFFRPAGQTTAGPSDWASVAAWAWGAQRAVDYLVADSDVDGKRIVVFGHSRLGKAALLAGAFDDRIAAVIAHQAGCGGSAPSRGHNPKSEPVTRINTVFPHWFDGVFKTFNGREDRLPFDQNCLVGLCAPRPVLFGCGTLDEWADPPGQLEVLKGANSVYRLFGVDGIAADATAENDKIIGNRLCYFIRESPHTVNKEYWDAFMNFADRALPPAK
- a CDS encoding 4Fe-4S binding protein; the encoded protein is MGRWFRDIWDAVSTVVCGMWVTMRYWLKTYEPNRRTFTEHFEYPELPVPVAARYRGFHRFDLTTCIACDQCAKACPVDCIYIGKERVTAGKGFRITGFTIDYSKCMFCALCVEPCPVDCIFMGATHDLSCYSRDGCLVDFARLPVEVAWGRSTLNPTAVADSKVIAEVVHGGPNQG
- a CDS encoding SDR family oxidoreductase, with the protein product MSELAGQSAVVTGASSGIGRAIALQLAAAGADCLIHARQNREGLAAVEAEIHRLGRETKSVTTDLAEPAEQDALVEQAFHWRRKIDIWINNAGADTLTGPAASWSFEQKLQTLWQVDVLATIRLSRAAGARMQAGGVILNMSWDQVECGMAGDSGEIFAATKGAIAAFSRSLARSLAPAVRVNCLAPGWIKTAWGEQASDAWQQRAAGESLLKRWGTPEDVAAVARFLVSHAATFITGQMITINGGRA